In the genome of Sinorhizobium chiapasense, the window TCGGGTTTTGCCCGGCGTAACTGCACCCAGTTGGCGGCAAGCCGCGCGGCAAAGCGGACGCGATCGGCAAGTGGTTCGTGCCCGACGATGTTGGCTTCCACCGCCGGATCATAGACGGACGCCGCCTTGAAGGAGACGGCGCGAGAGAGAATGCGGCCGTCCACCTCCGGCAGTGCGACGTTCATGCCGAGATCGCGCGCCATCAGCCCTTGCGGCGAAGCCTCCCAGGCGGCGCGCGAGGAGCCGGAAAAGATAACTTGCAGCACCGGCGCGCCGGTCGATTCGAGCACCGTCGGCTGGCGGTCGGCACCGGGCGCGGAAACCGCAAAGCCGGTGGCGTTCATCACTACGTCCGGCGCGGCTTCAGCGAAGATCGCCTGCAGCGTGCCGATCGAGACCTGATCCTTGAGGCTCGAGACGAACACCGGAAGCACCCGCATGCCTTCGGCTGCAAGCGCCTCGATCAAGGCTTCGACGGGTTTGGCTTCGCCGCTCTGGACGAGAGCGCGGTAGAAGCAGATGGCGACGGTGGGCGCGGCTTCCTTCTTCTCCTCCGCCGTGCTCGCCGCACCCCCCTCTGTCCTGCCGGACATCTCCCCCACAAGGGGGGAGATCACGGAGGCAACCGCCTGCGTTTCGGCGACTACTGGGTTGGAGAGCTGCCCAGCAGACGGAGTCACTTCTGAGGGAGCTTGAGGAACGGGGCCTGGCCGCGAGTCAATCTCCCCCCTTGTGGGGGAGATGCCCGGCAGGGCAGAGGGGGGTATCTCGTCGCCACCGGCAAGACGCTGCCACTCGCCGATCCCGATCACCCCCGCGCCCGGCCACCAGATGCCGGCCTTCAGAAGCGGCCGCGCCGGCTGTGGCTTCTCGCCGCCGGAAATCAAAGCTTCGGCATAATCGAGGAAGAGCCCTGCATTGTCGGCGCCGCCCTCGGTGAAATATGCCCAGAGGCGCTTGCGGTCCTCCGCAGACACCGTGGAAAACGGGTCGAGGCCCGGATCAGGCTTGTCGTCGCCGGGGAGCACCGCGATCTGGAATTTGTTCGCAATCGCTGCCGCATGCAGCGCCTCGAGCACGTAACGGAAATAGCTGGCGCCGCCGAGCGGGCGCACGACGATCAGCTTCGCATGCCGCGCCGTGCGCTCGACATAGGTGTCGACCGACATCGGATGCATCAGGTTCATCAGGCTGGCGATGCGCAGCGTTCTCGCCCCCGTCCGCCGGCCATACGCCGCCGCGATCGAGGCAAGCTCGGTGTCGGCGGCCGAGAGGAACAGGATGTCGGCCGGGCTCTGCCCGAGATCGATCGCCTCGTTACCATCGGCGATCGTGCCTTTCTGGGCGAGAAGCAGATGCATTTTCTATCCGATCACAGCAGCGCCGAGATCGCTGCGCGAACCGCCGCCTCGTCCATGTCGTGCAGGCCGATGACGACAAGGCGCGTGCCGCGTGGCTCGCCAGCCGCCCAGGCCCGGTCGTAATACTGATCGATGCGGCTGCCGACCGCCTGGATCAGAAGGCGCATCGGCTTGCCGGGGACATCGGCGAAGCCTTTGAGGCGCAGCACGTCGTGCTCGGCGATCACGCCCTTCAGCCGATCGATGAAGGCGGCGGGATCGCTGATCGCGCCGAGCTCGACGACAAAGCTGTCGAATTCGTCGTGGTCGTGCTCATCGCCGGCCTCGTGCTCCATTTCGTGATGCGACTTGCGGTTGGCGATCTCGCCCTCGGTGCCGACGCCAAGACCGAGCAGGATGGCGGCGGCCACCTCGCCGTTCTTCGCCTCGATCATCGTCGGCTTGCGGCTGATGCGCGAAGCCACTTCGTCGCGAACGGACTTGAGGCCCGAGGCGTCGATCAGGTCGGTCTTGTTGAGGACGATGAGGTCGGCGGCGGTCAACTGGTCCTCGAAAAGCTCTTCGAGCGGGCTTTCATGGTCCAGGTTGTCGTCGTTGACGCGGAGCGCATCGACCTTGTCGTGGTCGTCCGCAAAGCGGCCGGCGGCAACCGCGGCGCTGTCGACGACGGTTACGACGCCGTCGACCGTCACTTCGCTGCGGATGTCCGGCCAGTTAAAGGCGGCGACCAGCGGCTGCGGCAGGGCAAGGCCGGAGGTCTCGATCACGATGTGGTCGGGCCGGTTCTCGCGTTCGAGCAGCTTCGTCATGGTCGGGATGAAATCATCGGCGACCGTGCAGCAGATGCAGCCGTTGGTGAGTTCGATGATGTCGTCCTCCGTGCAGGCCTCCGCGCCGCAGCCCTTCAGCACATCGCCGTCGACACCAAGATCGCCGAACTCGTTGATGATCAGCGCAATGCGCTTGCCGTCGGCATTCTGCAACAGGTTGCGGATCATCGTCGTCTTGCCGGCACCGAGAAAGCCGGTGATGACTGTGGCCGGGATCTTGCCGTGGTGGGCCTTGGCGAGTGTCATGGATCAACCCTTCATTTTCAGCGGCAATCCGGCCGCGACAAAGTAGACTTCGGCGGATTTCTCCGCAACGATCTGGTGGAGGCGGCCGGCGTGGTCGCGAAACTCGCGCGCCATCCGGTTTTCCGGAACGATGCCAAGACCGACCTCATTGGAAACGAAGATGAGGCGCGCCCGCGCCTCGGGCAGGAAAGCGGCGAGCGCCGCGAATTCCGCGGTTATGTCGCGCTCTTCCATCATCAGGTTGGTGACCCAAAGCGTCAGGCAATCGATGAGGATCGCGCAAGCCGGGTCGTCGATGCGGCGAAGCAAGCCGACGAGATTGAAAGGCTCCTCATGCGTCGTCCAGCCCTTGCCGCGCCGCGTGTCCTGGTGGTGGCGGATACGATCGCGCATCTCGTCGTCCCAGGCTCGGCCCGTGGCGGCGTAATGCAACGGCAGTCCGGAGGCTTCGGCGAGCTTTTCCGCGAAGGAGGATTTGCCGGATCGGGCGCCGCCGAGGACGAGGATCGGTCCGGCATTGGGAATGGTCATTCGGCCGGCCTCAGTTCACTGAAGGCTTCAACCGGAAATGGGCGGGCAACGCGCTTGTCGCACGTTCAAAAGACAGTTTGTAAGCCACGACAACCTCCGTGCTGGCATCGGGGAACGGTCCCCCTTCGGGCGGAATGCCCTGACGGACGGCAGGTCTCCTGGCTCACGGCGTCACGACCTTCAGGAGATTGCGTTCAAACGATCGCTGAACACAAGCTGCTGAAAGCCGAACGGGCCCGCCTCGCCTTCCCGGCATTTTCGACATCATGAAAGGCGGACGATTCGTAGAAGAAGAGGCGTCCAGCCCGGCTGATAACGATGCCATGCCAGTGGCTTTTCCGGCCTGCCGTCCGATCCCGCGAGACTGCCCCATGCAGATCGTCGGTAGAAGGCGACATGCCCGATGGCGAACCCTGACCGTTCTACAGTCGCGGGGTCGGCTGCGATAAGGGCGCCCGGTTTGGGTCCGCCCCGTCACATTCCCATTTACTCCCCCGTTCCGCTCCGGCGCGGGGGAACCATCCATAGACGTTAATTATGAAGCGGCATCGGCAAAGTCAATCGACGGCCTGCGACATGCGCAGCCGCGAAAACGGAAAACCGCTATACACTTTTGCTGGAGTTGCTTTAGGCAACGAGCGGGAATCCGGCCTTGCGCAGCCCATCGATGAGATGCGCGTAGTGGCTGGGATCCACGTACGGCGTGAGGATCTTCCAGTAATGGGCGATGTCGGCCGGCACATTGGCCATGATTTCCGGAATGAGCTCGCGCGCCTCCTCGTCGTGGCCAAGCTGCCCAAGGCTCGCGAGAAGCACGACACGGTTGAAGTAGGCCCGGCGGAGCGAAATGCCGCGTTCCGAATAATGCAGCGCCTCCTCGTAATTGCCGAGATGATAGTGGGCAAGCGCCATGTGGTTGAGGAATAGATAGGTCAGCGGATCGTGCGGACTGAGTCTCAGGGCCATTTGGAGCGGGTCGAGCGCCTCGGCGAAACGTCCCGCGAAAATCCGGGACCAGCCAAGTCCCATATGCGCGAGCGCCAGGTTGGGGTTGAGGTCGATCGCCCGCTGCGCCTCTTCCACGGCCGCGGGCGCACGGTGCATCACGAAATGGGCAAGGCACATGGCGTAGTGTGAATAGGGGTCGCGCTCGTCCAGCGCGACGGCACGCTCGGCTGCCGCACAGAGCTCGGCGCTGTCGCGGTCGACATCGTCGCTGAAGCCGTGGAAGCAGCGCGCATAAAGGGCGCGGGCAAGCATCATGTGCGCGCGGCCGAAATCGGGATCGAGAGCGATCGCCCGCCGTTGCCAGACAATCGCTTCCCTGAAGTGCTCCGCCGTGTCCTGCACATTGTGATGCCACGTGCCGCGCATGTGACATTCATAGGCGTCAAGGTTGTTGGTGGGATTGAACTGGGCACGCCGGCTCTCCCCGATGAGGATTTCCGGTTCGATGGCGCCGACGACATTCTGTGTGAGTTCGTCCTGGATGGCGAAGATATCCGCAAGTTCGCGGTCGTAGCGCTGGGCCCAGAGATGGACGCCGGTTTCGGCTTCTATCAGCTGGCCGGTCACGCGCAGGCGCGTCCCGGCCCGGCGCACGCTCCCCTCGACGATATAGCGCACACCGAGATCGCGGCCGACCTGCTTCACGTCGACCGCGCGCCCCTTGTAGGCGAAGGACGAGTTGCGGGCGATGACGAAGAACCAGCGATAGAGCGAGAGCGCGGTGATGATGTCCTCGGTGAGCCCGTCGGCAAAATATTCCTGCTCCGGGTCGCCCGACATATTGACGAAGGGAAGGACGACGATCGAGGGCTTGTCCGGAGGGTTGAGCGGCCCGCCGAGTACGCCCGCCTCGACCGGATCCTCGCCGCGCCAGTCGACCCTGTGCACCGGCACGGGACGCGGAATGTTCTTGAGGTTGCGGTCGCCAAGGTGGACCAGCGGGAAATCGAGCTTGCCCTCGATCTGGTCGTGAAGCGCGCCCGAAATGCAGATGCCACCTGGCAGCGCAACATCCTGCAGCCGGGCTGCTACGTTGACGCCGTCGCCAAGAAGATTGTCGCCCTCGACGACGACATCACCGAGGTTTAGTCCGATGCGGAACTCCATCCGGTGGTCGGGGGTGAGATCGGCATTGCGGCGATAGAGCGCGCGCTGGATGGCGACGGCGGCCCGCACCGCCTGCACGGCACTGTGGAATTCCGCCACGACGCTGTCGCCGGCCGAGCCGAATACGCGCCCGCCATGCTCGGCGACGAAATCGCCGATCGCAGCGCTGTAGGTGCCGAGCGTCGCAAGCGCGCCTTCCTCGTCGGCAGCGACAAGCCGGCTGTAGCCAGCGACGTCAGCGGCAAGGATCACTGCGAGCTTCCGTTCCACGGGCACAGCCGCTCCTGCGGCGTATAGCCAGGATATTTCAACCGTAGCTTAAATGCCGAAGGCGGAGAAGCAACAAAATGGTACCACGCGGCACCGCGCACTGGTCTCTTCGGCACTTTGCCGCCTGCCTCACCCGGGTCCGTGCTCGCCGCTGAGCAGCCGGTCCAGCCAAACCGGATCGAGCACCGCTTCGAGTTCGCCGGCGATATCATCGAGCGCCGCATCGACCGATTGGCGATAATTGCGGCCGCCACCCTCGATGCCAAAGCTCTTGAGCAGGGCGGCCCGGTAGGCGTCGCCGCCGAAAAGCCCGTGCAGGTAGGTGCCCATCACCTTGC includes:
- the cobW gene encoding cobalamin biosynthesis protein CobW, yielding MTLAKAHHGKIPATVITGFLGAGKTTMIRNLLQNADGKRIALIINEFGDLGVDGDVLKGCGAEACTEDDIIELTNGCICCTVADDFIPTMTKLLERENRPDHIVIETSGLALPQPLVAAFNWPDIRSEVTVDGVVTVVDSAAVAAGRFADDHDKVDALRVNDDNLDHESPLEELFEDQLTAADLIVLNKTDLIDASGLKSVRDEVASRISRKPTMIEAKNGEVAAAILLGLGVGTEGEIANRKSHHEMEHEAGDEHDHDEFDSFVVELGAISDPAAFIDRLKGVIAEHDVLRLKGFADVPGKPMRLLIQAVGSRIDQYYDRAWAAGEPRGTRLVVIGLHDMDEAAVRAAISALL
- the cobU gene encoding bifunctional adenosylcobinamide kinase/adenosylcobinamide-phosphate guanylyltransferase; the encoded protein is MTIPNAGPILVLGGARSGKSSFAEKLAEASGLPLHYAATGRAWDDEMRDRIRHHQDTRRGKGWTTHEEPFNLVGLLRRIDDPACAILIDCLTLWVTNLMMEERDITAEFAALAAFLPEARARLIFVSNEVGLGIVPENRMAREFRDHAGRLHQIVAEKSAEVYFVAAGLPLKMKG
- a CDS encoding adenylate/guanylate cyclase domain-containing protein, translating into MERKLAVILAADVAGYSRLVAADEEGALATLGTYSAAIGDFVAEHGGRVFGSAGDSVVAEFHSAVQAVRAAVAIQRALYRRNADLTPDHRMEFRIGLNLGDVVVEGDNLLGDGVNVAARLQDVALPGGICISGALHDQIEGKLDFPLVHLGDRNLKNIPRPVPVHRVDWRGEDPVEAGVLGGPLNPPDKPSIVVLPFVNMSGDPEQEYFADGLTEDIITALSLYRWFFVIARNSSFAYKGRAVDVKQVGRDLGVRYIVEGSVRRAGTRLRVTGQLIEAETGVHLWAQRYDRELADIFAIQDELTQNVVGAIEPEILIGESRRAQFNPTNNLDAYECHMRGTWHHNVQDTAEHFREAIVWQRRAIALDPDFGRAHMMLARALYARCFHGFSDDVDRDSAELCAAAERAVALDERDPYSHYAMCLAHFVMHRAPAAVEEAQRAIDLNPNLALAHMGLGWSRIFAGRFAEALDPLQMALRLSPHDPLTYLFLNHMALAHYHLGNYEEALHYSERGISLRRAYFNRVVLLASLGQLGHDEEARELIPEIMANVPADIAHYWKILTPYVDPSHYAHLIDGLRKAGFPLVA